The following are encoded together in the Robertmurraya sp. FSL R5-0851 genome:
- the ribD gene encoding bifunctional diaminohydroxyphosphoribosylaminopyrimidine deaminase/5-amino-6-(5-phosphoribosylamino)uracil reductase RibD, producing MTNDEFYMDLALNNALAMKGQTDPNPLVGSVIVNNNRVVGIGAHLKAGEPHAEIHAIRMAGDQAREGTIYVTLEPCSHHGRTGPCAVAIVEAGIKKVVIATLDPNPVVSGNGVKILKDAGIEVVVGVGMEKSQRMNEVFNKFIVQKKPFVTLKSGITLDGKIATHTSDSKWITSAEAREDVHHLRNQNMGILVGVNTVIKDDPELTARIPNGRNPIRVIMDSTLKLPLDSKVVTDKKAETWIFTSDTYDREKKQTLESMGINVFHTSGKKQVDPTEVVSILGEKLVSSLLIEGGGGINASFFENQLIDKVVLYMAPKLIGGSMSPSFLGGSGVEKMKDAVELSDASITQIGKDFKFVGYPIYK from the coding sequence ATGACTAATGATGAATTTTATATGGACTTGGCATTGAATAATGCCTTAGCCATGAAAGGACAGACAGATCCAAATCCATTAGTCGGGTCTGTAATCGTCAATAATAATCGGGTAGTAGGAATTGGGGCGCATTTAAAAGCGGGCGAACCACATGCGGAAATTCACGCCATACGGATGGCTGGTGATCAGGCGAGAGAGGGAACCATCTATGTAACCCTTGAACCTTGCTCTCATCACGGGAGAACGGGTCCTTGTGCAGTAGCGATTGTAGAAGCAGGTATTAAGAAGGTAGTTATTGCGACACTCGATCCAAACCCCGTAGTTTCAGGAAACGGTGTAAAAATCCTTAAGGATGCGGGTATTGAAGTAGTTGTTGGGGTAGGAATGGAAAAATCTCAACGAATGAACGAAGTGTTCAATAAATTTATTGTTCAGAAAAAGCCGTTTGTCACATTAAAATCAGGTATTACACTTGATGGAAAGATCGCCACACACACTTCCGATAGCAAATGGATTACTTCTGCAGAGGCTAGAGAAGACGTTCACCATCTCAGAAATCAAAATATGGGTATATTAGTAGGAGTAAATACAGTGATTAAGGATGATCCGGAATTAACTGCTCGTATTCCTAATGGAAGGAATCCAATTCGAGTGATAATGGATTCAACTTTAAAACTTCCACTTGATTCAAAGGTTGTAACAGATAAAAAGGCAGAAACATGGATTTTTACTAGTGACACCTACGATAGAGAAAAGAAACAAACATTAGAGAGTATGGGAATCAATGTATTTCATACATCTGGAAAAAAACAAGTAGACCCTACCGAAGTGGTAAGTATATTAGGTGAAAAGCTTGTATCTTCTCTACTAATTGAAGGTGGAGGAGGAATTAATGCGTCCTTCTTTGAAAATCAGCTGATAGACAAAGTTGTTCTCTATATGGCTCCAAAGTTAATCGGTGGGAGTATGTCTCCATCGTTTCTTGGAGGGAGCGGTGTAGAAAAAATGAAGGATGCTGTGGAACTTTCAGATGCATCGATTACCCAAATTGGGAAAGATTTTAAATTTGTTGGTTACCCAATTTATAAATGA
- a CDS encoding aldehyde dehydrogenase family protein has protein sequence MSTNAVKKQTELTEDQQKELDLAFEKARKAMEIIESYSQEKLDRLCQAVAWAVSNKKTFSELVDMGIEESKLGDRVSRMGKRMKIRGILRDALRQKSVGAIEEIPEKGIVKYAKPVGIIGSIVPTTNPDLTPAGTAIYAIKARDAVIFSPHPRSKKTTFETVRLMREALEREGAPADLLQCLTLVNIPMTKALMSRSDLVLATGGKDMVKSAYSSGTPAYGVGAGNSTMIIDDTADVKEAALNTMLSKTSDFGSGCSADGNLIISDKVYEAVLEELVKVGGYLANDDEKASLRSVMWDAEGHRLPNTVAVAPQLLAKEAGFSIPEDRKFIIVKGDKIGKEYPYSGEKLTTLLAVYKYEGEFEHALDMMRAIYEVGGKGHSCGIYSFNDDHIHRLGLAAPVSRIMVRQPQSKANAGSFTNGMPMTSSLGCGTWGGNIISENVNLKHYMNYTWVSKPIPEDKPTDAELFGEFFDPELEK, from the coding sequence TTGTCTACCAATGCAGTCAAAAAACAAACCGAACTCACGGAAGACCAACAAAAGGAATTAGATCTCGCGTTTGAAAAAGCAAGAAAGGCAATGGAGATCATTGAGTCTTATAGTCAGGAAAAGCTGGATCGCTTATGCCAGGCAGTCGCATGGGCAGTATCCAATAAAAAAACTTTTTCTGAATTAGTTGATATGGGAATTGAGGAAAGTAAGCTAGGTGACCGTGTAAGTCGAATGGGGAAACGAATGAAAATTCGAGGGATTTTGCGAGATGCCCTCCGCCAAAAAAGCGTGGGTGCTATTGAGGAAATACCTGAAAAAGGAATTGTGAAATATGCGAAGCCCGTAGGTATTATCGGTTCGATTGTGCCAACAACGAATCCTGATCTAACTCCAGCAGGTACCGCTATTTATGCCATAAAGGCACGAGATGCGGTTATCTTTTCACCGCATCCTCGTTCGAAAAAAACGACTTTTGAAACGGTTAGGCTCATGAGGGAAGCGCTTGAAAGGGAAGGGGCACCAGCTGATCTTCTACAGTGTTTAACATTAGTTAATATCCCAATGACAAAAGCACTTATGTCAAGGTCAGATCTAGTCCTTGCTACGGGTGGGAAAGATATGGTCAAAAGTGCGTATAGTTCAGGGACACCGGCCTACGGTGTAGGAGCCGGTAATTCTACCATGATCATTGATGATACAGCTGATGTGAAAGAAGCGGCATTAAACACTATGCTCAGCAAAACATCAGACTTTGGTTCTGGTTGTTCTGCAGATGGAAATTTAATTATTAGTGACAAGGTATATGAAGCGGTGCTAGAAGAATTGGTGAAAGTTGGAGGATATTTAGCGAATGATGACGAAAAAGCTAGCCTTCGTTCGGTTATGTGGGATGCAGAGGGGCATCGTCTTCCTAACACGGTCGCAGTTGCTCCGCAACTCCTAGCTAAGGAAGCGGGTTTTTCGATTCCTGAAGATCGAAAATTCATCATTGTAAAGGGCGATAAAATCGGAAAAGAATACCCTTACTCGGGTGAAAAATTAACCACATTGTTAGCGGTGTATAAATATGAAGGTGAGTTTGAACATGCACTTGATATGATGAGAGCCATTTATGAAGTGGGAGGAAAAGGTCATTCATGTGGTATTTACTCGTTTAACGATGATCATATTCACCGTCTTGGGCTAGCGGCACCAGTGAGTCGGATTATGGTTCGCCAACCCCAGTCAAAAGCTAACGCTGGTTCATTTACGAATGGTATGCCAATGACGTCAAGTCTTGGTTGTGGAACTTGGGGAGGAAACATCATCTCAGAGAATGTGAATCTTAAACATTATATGAACTATACATGGGTGTCGAAACCAATTCCAGAAGATAAACCTACCGATGCGGAGTTATTTGGTGAATTTTTTGATCCAGAGCTAGAAAAATAA
- a CDS encoding thiamine pyrophosphate-dependent enzyme gives MKQLISYQLVNYLEERGIEHIFGLCGHTNIAVLSALENSKIKFVNVRHEQIAAHMADGYARVKKKAAVLLSHLGPGLTNAATGVANAALDSIPMVVIAGDVPTHYYGKHPHQEVNLHGDATQYEIYRPFVKRAWRVDSAHLFPEILEKAFQLAESGNPGPVLISVPMDIFSKELETSYFEKQKLNAKNLHKPSIDNETAKKIIQTLAEAKNPIFYVGGGILLADAADQLRELVDRLNMPVAHSLMGKGAVSDDHPLTLGMTGFWGTKFINDKCKAADYVLGLGTRFAEADSSSWEPEYTFNFPPTKLIQIDIDPSEIGRNYPVEIGVVADLKQALTVLNKVAEEMFPYGVQRDSLDTLKEEILKNRKEFKESNRKFIEDESFPMMPQRIVDEVRQVLPKDALITTDVGWNKNGVGQQFPIYEAGSILTPGGYATMGFGAPAALGAKIAAPNRVVVSLVGDGGFGQNPAVLATAAEENIPVVWVIMNNFAFGTIAGLQKAHFGTTLGTVFQKDGEPYSPDYAAIARAYGVEGIKVQSAGEFKPALEKAIKANKPVVIDVAMLNNPVPTDGHWNIMDIYSPGKSVHHVSV, from the coding sequence ATGAAACAGTTAATATCTTATCAATTGGTAAATTATCTAGAAGAAAGAGGCATTGAACATATTTTTGGACTTTGTGGTCACACAAATATTGCCGTACTTTCTGCTTTGGAGAATAGCAAAATTAAGTTTGTGAATGTGAGACATGAGCAAATTGCCGCGCATATGGCTGATGGCTATGCGAGGGTAAAGAAAAAAGCAGCCGTTCTTTTAAGCCACTTAGGTCCAGGACTTACAAACGCGGCAACGGGAGTGGCGAATGCTGCTTTGGATTCAATACCAATGGTTGTTATTGCTGGCGATGTGCCAACTCATTACTACGGCAAGCATCCACATCAAGAAGTAAATTTACATGGGGATGCCACTCAATATGAAATCTATCGTCCTTTTGTTAAAAGAGCATGGAGAGTCGATAGTGCACATCTCTTTCCAGAGATTTTAGAAAAAGCCTTTCAACTAGCTGAAAGCGGAAATCCAGGTCCAGTCTTAATCTCCGTTCCAATGGATATTTTTTCAAAAGAGTTAGAAACCTCTTACTTTGAAAAACAGAAGCTGAATGCAAAGAATCTTCATAAGCCGTCAATTGACAACGAAACAGCAAAGAAAATCATCCAAACGCTAGCTGAAGCGAAAAATCCGATCTTTTACGTAGGTGGAGGGATCTTATTAGCAGATGCAGCAGATCAGCTTAGAGAATTAGTAGATCGATTGAATATGCCAGTAGCCCATTCCTTAATGGGGAAAGGTGCCGTTTCTGATGATCATCCATTGACTCTAGGTATGACAGGTTTTTGGGGAACTAAATTTATTAATGACAAATGCAAGGCCGCAGATTACGTCTTAGGTTTAGGTACTCGCTTTGCCGAGGCAGATAGTAGTTCATGGGAACCAGAATACACGTTCAACTTCCCTCCAACGAAATTAATACAAATAGATATTGATCCGAGCGAAATTGGAAGGAACTACCCAGTTGAAATTGGTGTAGTCGCTGATCTAAAACAGGCCTTAACCGTATTAAATAAAGTGGCGGAAGAAATGTTCCCGTATGGGGTACAACGTGATTCTCTTGATACATTAAAAGAAGAAATTTTGAAAAATCGAAAAGAATTTAAAGAAAGCAATCGAAAGTTTATTGAAGATGAATCATTTCCAATGATGCCACAACGGATTGTTGATGAAGTACGTCAAGTCCTCCCGAAAGATGCTCTTATTACAACGGATGTTGGGTGGAATAAAAATGGAGTAGGACAGCAGTTTCCTATTTATGAGGCTGGGTCCATTCTTACACCTGGAGGGTATGCTACGATGGGATTTGGAGCACCAGCAGCACTCGGTGCAAAAATTGCGGCACCTAATCGAGTCGTTGTTTCATTAGTGGGTGACGGTGGTTTTGGTCAAAATCCAGCAGTATTAGCAACAGCAGCAGAGGAAAACATCCCGGTTGTTTGGGTCATTATGAATAATTTTGCATTTGGCACGATCGCAGGTCTGCAAAAAGCACATTTTGGTACGACCTTAGGGACTGTCTTCCAAAAGGATGGAGAACCTTACTCTCCAGATTATGCAGCAATTGCTAGAGCTTACGGGGTGGAAGGGATTAAGGTTCAGTCTGCAGGAGAATTCAAACCAGCCTTAGAAAAAGCCATCAAAGCGAATAAGCCAGTCGTTATTGATGTAGCGATGCTGAATAACCCAGTACCTACCGATGGACATTGGAACATCATGGATATCTATTCTCCTGGGAAAAGTGTCCACCACGTTTCTGTTTAA
- the abc-f gene encoding ribosomal protection-like ABC-F family protein, whose amino-acid sequence MRELFKCKDVSYEINDETLFKDVNVHVHEGDVIGIIGKNGAGKSTLLHVIYNQLVPTKGNIQWVEKNVKMSLVEQDTEVFSVEEESPVFYKKWILPTHIDFSNLSGGERLKLRLAHGFSEQSDLLLLDEPTNHLDEQGSQLLIEQIKAYKGSIILVSHDRYFLDKVVTKIWSIEGTKIFEHNGNYSSYMLAREQKRHSQQREYEKQQQMVERIEAQINELTSWSQKGHAQSTKKEGMKEYWRVKAKRMDAQVQSKRKRLEKELEKAKVERVEAEYDVRFTIENHNKVGKRFLEVKDLSKNFDGRVLFNNVNFTILHGEKVAITGSNGSGKTTLIKIILGQEPSDGDVWISPTATIGYLTQEVFDLPLEKTPGDLFHKETFKARGKVQNLMKHLGFTASQWKEPLQNMSMGERVKCKLMRYILEEKDVLILDEPTNHLDLPSREQLERTLAEYNGTLIIVSHDRYFLDKTTNTKLVLDNRTIQKQLSEVTQKSSDLEELQLKLETERQEVLGKLSFMTPKDQSYKELDCRFKELTRKLKELK is encoded by the coding sequence ATGAGAGAACTTTTTAAATGTAAAGATGTTAGCTATGAAATAAATGACGAAACCCTTTTTAAAGATGTAAATGTTCATGTTCATGAAGGAGATGTCATAGGAATTATAGGAAAAAATGGAGCTGGGAAATCAACCTTACTTCATGTTATATACAACCAGTTAGTTCCCACTAAAGGAAATATTCAGTGGGTTGAAAAAAATGTGAAAATGTCGTTAGTCGAACAGGATACGGAAGTCTTTTCTGTGGAGGAAGAGTCACCGGTGTTTTATAAAAAATGGATATTGCCAACACACATTGATTTTTCCAATTTAAGTGGAGGAGAAAGGCTAAAACTTCGATTAGCACATGGCTTTTCAGAGCAATCTGATCTCTTGTTATTGGATGAACCTACCAATCATTTAGATGAACAAGGCTCACAACTATTGATTGAACAAATAAAAGCTTATAAAGGATCGATTATTCTTGTTTCCCATGATCGGTATTTTTTAGATAAAGTAGTAACAAAAATTTGGTCTATTGAAGGGACTAAAATTTTTGAACATAATGGAAATTACTCGAGTTATATGTTAGCTCGTGAACAGAAAAGACATTCCCAGCAGCGAGAATATGAGAAGCAACAACAAATGGTCGAACGTATTGAAGCTCAAATAAATGAGCTCACTTCTTGGTCTCAGAAAGGTCACGCTCAATCAACCAAAAAAGAAGGAATGAAGGAATACTGGCGTGTAAAAGCAAAACGCATGGATGCTCAAGTTCAGTCTAAACGAAAGCGTCTTGAAAAAGAGTTAGAAAAAGCGAAAGTCGAGCGGGTTGAAGCAGAGTATGATGTTCGTTTTACGATTGAAAATCATAACAAGGTGGGGAAACGATTTCTAGAAGTGAAGGATTTGTCAAAGAATTTTGATGGTCGAGTGCTATTTAATAACGTTAATTTTACCATTCTCCACGGTGAGAAGGTCGCTATTACTGGTTCGAATGGAAGTGGTAAAACAACATTGATAAAAATCATACTTGGTCAGGAACCGTCAGATGGAGATGTATGGATTTCTCCAACAGCAACCATTGGTTATTTGACACAAGAAGTATTTGATTTACCATTGGAAAAAACACCGGGGGACCTTTTTCACAAAGAAACCTTTAAGGCAAGAGGGAAAGTTCAAAATCTTATGAAGCATTTAGGTTTTACAGCTTCTCAATGGAAGGAACCGCTTCAAAATATGAGCATGGGTGAACGAGTAAAGTGTAAACTGATGAGATATATTTTAGAAGAAAAAGATGTGCTCATATTGGATGAACCTACCAATCATCTTGACTTACCTTCCCGAGAGCAGTTAGAAAGGACTTTGGCAGAGTATAATGGCACGTTAATCATTGTTTCTCATGACCGATATTTTTTGGATAAGACGACAAATACAAAACTTGTTCTTGATAATAGGACTATCCAAAAACAACTAAGTGAGGTTACACAAAAATCAAGTGATTTAGAAGAATTGCAGTTAAAGCTTGAAACAGAGAGACAAGAAGTTCTAGGGAAACTCAGCTTTATGACTCCAAAAGATCAATCATATAAAGAACTTGATTGTAGATTTAAGGAACTGACAAGAAAATTAAAAGAGCTTAAATAG
- a CDS encoding GTP cyclohydrolase II RibA encodes MTQTKFDSKVLSVLEDKIQLIKTGKGAIYLVGPIKLPVNLYGETVVFQWYCWLNCDEVTEDFEKIINKLSSVNLAELQQSSVLAYGDFSYGEDAIIRMHSICHTGDIFGSKRCDCGYQLKQSMKMIVDHGTGALFYLANHEGRGIGLFSKAMAYILQENGYDTVDANESLGFVDDSRNYSDAIQVLKALRSKPVTLMTNNPKKLEALKNAGLTVSDRKPLWGDISEYNENYLQTKIKRSGHLEEEGNCPND; translated from the coding sequence TTGACACAGACAAAATTTGATTCAAAAGTTCTTTCTGTTTTAGAAGACAAAATTCAATTAATTAAAACAGGTAAAGGAGCCATCTATTTAGTTGGTCCAATTAAACTACCTGTTAACCTTTACGGTGAAACAGTTGTTTTTCAATGGTATTGTTGGTTAAATTGTGATGAAGTAACAGAAGACTTTGAAAAAATTATCAACAAATTATCTTCTGTTAACTTAGCCGAACTACAACAATCCAGCGTTCTAGCATATGGAGATTTTTCTTATGGGGAAGATGCCATTATTCGAATGCATTCTATCTGTCATACAGGTGATATTTTTGGAAGTAAGAGATGTGATTGTGGATATCAATTAAAACAATCGATGAAGATGATTGTTGACCATGGAACAGGTGCATTATTTTACTTGGCTAATCATGAAGGGAGAGGGATTGGTTTATTTAGTAAAGCAATGGCCTATATTCTCCAGGAAAATGGCTACGATACAGTCGATGCAAACGAAAGTCTAGGTTTTGTAGATGATTCTAGAAATTATTCAGATGCGATTCAAGTACTAAAGGCACTTCGCTCAAAACCAGTTACCCTTATGACAAATAATCCAAAAAAGCTTGAGGCATTAAAAAATGCAGGGCTAACAGTCTCAGATAGAAAACCATTATGGGGAGATATATCCGAATACAATGAAAATTATCTTCAAACAAAAATTAAACGTTCTGGCCATTTAGAAGAAGAAGGGAATTGTCCAAATGACTAA
- a CDS encoding sulfite reductase subunit alpha has protein sequence MQRTAENISEQKKEETMAYSRTNPFQAKVLKNININGPASNKETRHIELSLENSGLSYVPGDCLGIFPQNDPDLVASILEEMKWDAETPVIVDKIGTTLPLKAALSTHFEITLLTKKILQQAAELTENTELKRLVAAENIAELKEYVDGRDLLDLLHDFGPWTGSAQEIVSLLRKLPPRLYSIASSFVAHPGQVHLTIGAVRYTAHGRDRKGVCSVQCSERLEEGDSIPVFIQQNKHFNLPESDEADIIMVGPGTGIAPFRSFIQERAVGKAAGRSWLFFGDQHAETDFLYKEELEGYVKEGSLTKLETAFSRDSEQKVYVQHKMLENSKEIYEWLEKGGYFYVCGDKTYMAKDVHEALITIIETEGSLSREEAESYLNDLKKQGRYQRDVY, from the coding sequence ATGCAACGAACTGCAGAAAATATATCAGAACAAAAAAAGGAAGAGACTATGGCTTATTCTAGAACAAATCCATTTCAAGCAAAGGTTCTTAAAAATATTAATATAAATGGACCTGCTTCTAATAAAGAAACAAGACATATAGAGTTGTCATTAGAAAATTCCGGCCTTTCATACGTACCGGGAGATTGCCTTGGGATTTTTCCGCAAAATGATCCTGATTTAGTTGCGTCTATCCTTGAAGAAATGAAGTGGGATGCAGAAACGCCTGTAATTGTTGATAAGATTGGTACAACTTTACCACTGAAAGCAGCTTTATCCACTCACTTTGAAATTACGTTATTAACAAAGAAAATTTTACAACAAGCTGCTGAACTAACTGAGAACACGGAGTTAAAAAGGCTAGTAGCAGCCGAAAATATTGCTGAATTAAAGGAATATGTGGATGGTCGTGATTTACTTGACTTGTTGCATGACTTTGGACCATGGACCGGATCAGCTCAAGAAATTGTATCTCTTTTAAGAAAATTGCCACCACGTCTGTATTCTATCGCAAGCAGCTTTGTTGCTCATCCTGGGCAAGTACATTTAACCATTGGTGCCGTACGATATACAGCCCATGGACGTGATCGTAAGGGAGTATGTTCAGTACAATGTTCAGAACGTCTTGAAGAGGGCGATAGCATTCCTGTATTTATTCAACAAAACAAGCATTTTAATCTTCCTGAATCTGACGAAGCAGATATCATTATGGTTGGACCTGGAACAGGTATCGCCCCATTCCGTTCATTCATTCAAGAACGTGCCGTGGGTAAAGCAGCAGGTAGATCTTGGTTGTTCTTTGGAGATCAGCATGCGGAAACAGATTTCTTATACAAAGAAGAGTTAGAGGGCTATGTAAAGGAAGGTTCTTTAACAAAATTAGAGACCGCGTTCTCTCGTGATTCAGAACAAAAAGTGTATGTCCAACACAAGATGCTTGAAAACAGTAAGGAAATTTATGAGTGGCTAGAAAAAGGTGGATATTTCTACGTTTGTGGAGATAAGACTTATATGGCTAAAGATGTGCATGAAGCACTGATCACGATTATCGAAACAGAAGGTTCGCTTTCACGTGAAGAGGCTGAAAGTTATTTAAATGATTTAAAAAAGCAGGGTCGATACCAGCGTGATGTATACTAA
- a CDS encoding alpha/beta hydrolase-fold protein, translating to MNGKKIMFLMVISLMLLSLVMPVSAASINNKNAFKLEATSLDGMEKPAIDITLGNKLPLNGYFTRNVTVGDETRTVKIYVAPETTVRDYFTVIAAPDGMTTEEFLHKSGWLDIADKKSEGLFILEPGVNGWGSAEEELAYINEAVKVLKDTKYYNTFGVFYLAGYGDGGTALQAWAMQNPLFVISSVFVETEDLDAEFIQKTGEKTFAENREISYSEVPVPTWLVNDNPSAVENLVEYWKGANDTVASGEKGSTEGLMGSTVYIQKEDSDRIVTSYSDVRSKVAVLDQGGNGVYKTGFTKKIYNFLSYYTRYDNTTVNGNVLGVRPDYEKMGVEIKEMQLDGYTREYLVYVPDSAPEENIPVVFVLAGNTQTARVFFDASHWWEVADKHGFMLVMPSEQYNSSTDVTWNVNYAPNKQNDFVFLEEIVKQIDKDYNIDPGKRYLTGQSLGSMFTNYASAVMPEYFTAFGSTSGPLLRPVEGKNDKVPFYLLFGEYDIWSWDHTIKGQTNTTVKLDRNELGELSDAIVTTKDRYTTYTWYDNNETPMYKYTQTKDRAHNFIVSEVWELWENWFSHWEMDEEGNRHYTE from the coding sequence ATGAATGGTAAAAAAATCATGTTTTTGATGGTGATTTCACTAATGCTACTAAGCCTTGTCATGCCAGTTTCAGCTGCATCAATAAATAATAAAAATGCTTTTAAACTAGAAGCAACTTCCTTAGATGGAATGGAAAAACCAGCTATTGATATTACATTAGGTAACAAGTTGCCATTAAACGGGTATTTTACTCGAAATGTTACTGTGGGGGATGAGACGCGTACGGTAAAAATCTATGTAGCGCCAGAAACGACTGTCCGAGATTATTTTACGGTCATAGCGGCTCCGGATGGTATGACGACTGAAGAGTTCCTTCACAAAAGCGGATGGCTGGATATTGCGGATAAGAAATCAGAAGGATTATTCATACTAGAGCCTGGTGTGAATGGTTGGGGAAGTGCGGAAGAAGAACTTGCCTATATTAATGAAGCTGTAAAAGTATTAAAAGATACGAAGTATTACAATACTTTTGGTGTCTTTTATTTAGCCGGATATGGTGACGGTGGAACAGCTCTACAAGCCTGGGCGATGCAAAATCCGCTCTTTGTCATTAGCTCTGTTTTTGTAGAAACAGAAGATCTTGATGCAGAATTTATTCAGAAGACAGGAGAAAAAACTTTTGCTGAAAATAGAGAGATTTCTTACTCTGAGGTTCCTGTTCCTACTTGGTTGGTAAATGATAACCCAAGTGCCGTAGAAAACTTAGTCGAATACTGGAAAGGTGCTAATGACACAGTTGCATCGGGAGAGAAAGGATCAACAGAGGGATTGATGGGAAGTACCGTTTATATACAGAAAGAAGATTCTGATCGTATTGTCACTTCTTATAGCGATGTACGCTCTAAAGTGGCTGTTCTTGATCAAGGCGGAAACGGAGTATATAAAACGGGTTTCACGAAGAAAATTTATAATTTCCTTTCTTACTATACGCGCTATGACAATACAACCGTTAACGGAAATGTTCTAGGTGTAAGACCTGATTACGAAAAAATGGGTGTTGAGATCAAGGAAATGCAATTAGATGGATATACTCGCGAGTATTTAGTTTATGTCCCGGATTCTGCACCTGAGGAAAACATTCCGGTAGTTTTCGTACTTGCAGGAAACACGCAAACGGCACGAGTATTCTTTGACGCCAGCCATTGGTGGGAGGTAGCGGACAAACACGGATTTATGCTTGTTATGCCTAGTGAACAATACAATTCATCAACAGATGTAACATGGAATGTTAACTACGCACCTAATAAGCAAAATGATTTTGTTTTCCTAGAGGAAATAGTTAAGCAAATTGACAAAGATTACAACATTGATCCTGGGAAGCGATATTTAACTGGTCAATCTCTTGGCTCCATGTTCACGAACTATGCGAGTGCCGTCATGCCCGAATACTTTACTGCTTTTGGTTCTACTTCGGGTCCGCTTTTAAGACCTGTTGAAGGGAAAAATGATAAAGTACCGTTTTATCTGCTCTTTGGTGAATATGATATTTGGAGCTGGGACCACACGATAAAAGGACAAACAAATACGACTGTGAAATTGGATAGAAACGAACTTGGTGAGCTGAGTGATGCTATTGTTACCACAAAAGACAGATATACGACATACACTTGGTACGATAACAATGAAACACCGATGTACAAATATACTCAGACAAAAGATAGAGCCCATAACTTCATTGTGTCAGAAGTATGGGAACTATGGGAAAACTGGTTCTCTCATTGGGAAATGGATGAAGAAGGAAACCGTCATTATACGGAGTAA
- a CDS encoding LLM class flavin-dependent oxidoreductase, producing MQVKNAGIEIGLYTLGDIIPDPHTGKVISPGKRLKEILEAAKLADEAGLDVFGVGEHHRLDYAISSTPVVLSAMAQLTKNIKLTSATTVLSTVDPVRLFEDFATLDLLSNGRAEIIAGRGAFLESFPLFGFDINEYNDLFLENMDLFLQLNQQEKITWKGQFRSSLWNAEISPRPLQDKLPIWVGVGGSPESAERAGMLGVGMAVAILSGDSMRFKPLVDLYRQAGSKAGHSSDKLRVGVTGHGYFASTSQKARDEFYPYYSVYKSYVNQQLGKTGKLSREEFDQLTDPDTALFVGSPQQIVEKILRQHELFGHQRFIAQIDIGGLPFEKVAEGIEILATKIAPIVRREISK from the coding sequence ATGCAGGTGAAAAACGCAGGAATTGAAATTGGTCTATATACGCTTGGTGATATTATACCAGATCCTCATACAGGAAAAGTGATTAGTCCAGGTAAAAGATTGAAGGAAATACTCGAGGCAGCAAAGCTTGCTGATGAAGCAGGGCTTGATGTCTTTGGGGTTGGAGAGCATCACCGTTTAGATTACGCAATATCTTCTACGCCAGTTGTACTATCAGCAATGGCTCAACTAACCAAAAATATCAAATTAACGAGTGCAACTACTGTTCTAAGTACCGTTGACCCTGTTCGTTTGTTTGAGGATTTTGCAACATTGGATTTACTTTCTAATGGACGAGCAGAAATCATTGCTGGGCGAGGGGCTTTTTTAGAATCGTTCCCACTCTTTGGTTTTGATATTAATGAATATAATGATTTATTTTTAGAAAATATGGATCTATTTTTACAGTTAAATCAACAAGAGAAGATCACTTGGAAAGGCCAATTTCGATCATCATTATGGAACGCAGAAATTTCTCCAAGACCGCTCCAAGATAAGCTACCCATTTGGGTTGGTGTTGGTGGTTCACCAGAAAGTGCTGAACGTGCAGGTATGCTTGGGGTTGGAATGGCTGTAGCGATTTTAAGTGGAGATTCGATGAGGTTTAAGCCATTAGTTGATTTGTACCGACAAGCTGGTAGTAAGGCAGGACACTCATCGGATAAACTAAGAGTAGGAGTTACTGGCCATGGGTATTTTGCAAGTACCAGCCAAAAAGCAAGAGATGAATTTTACCCTTATTATTCTGTATACAAGTCATATGTCAATCAGCAATTAGGCAAAACAGGAAAATTATCAAGAGAAGAATTTGATCAATTGACAGATCCTGACACAGCCCTTTTTGTGGGTAGTCCGCAACAAATCGTGGAGAAAATTCTCCGTCAACATGAGCTTTTTGGCCATCAGCGCTTTATAGCGCAAATTGATATTGGTGGGTTACCGTTCGAAAAAGTAGCGGAAGGGATCGAGATATTAGCCACAAAGATAGCTCCAATCGTGAGGAGAGAAATAAGTAAGTAG